The segment CTTGGATAATCTTGTGTGATAATTGCATATTTTCCTTCACTATGTGATAGTTTCAATGCATCAAATTTTAGATGCTTTCAGACAGATTTGTATGAATTCTgattgttgttaatgtctaaaCAAGTTATCTTGTCTATGATTTgataaatgttttcttttctaaatgCTAGTGCTTAGATGGTGCTGATGATGATAATGACTCAAAGACTTCTGGGGAGATGGGGGAAAAAGGTGTTACTAGAGGAGCACCGGTGTTACTAAAGAAAGATGTGAAGGACTCTGAAGATGAGGAGAAAATGGGAGACTCGCCAGTTATGGGCCTTCTGACAGAACATAAAACAGCCAAATCTGAAAGTGAGAAAACTAATGACAGCAAAAATAAAGAAGTTCTAAGCAAGATTATGATAAAGAAAGCTATTAGAAAAAGAGCTGCTTATGTCAAAGCTAATTCTGAGTATGTTTCCTCATTCTGCAAATTTTTGGTCTATCACATTAATGTACTTTGATATTTGTCACATCCTAAGTTGATTTTCTTTTCCCCTTATGATATGGCTTtgtgttcatttatttatttattaattattttttttccttttattttcgtAAGTTTCAGGTGAGTAGAAGTACTCATCACTCTTCACTTTCATTTTCAGGAAAATTACAATGGCTGGACTTCGTCGACTTTTGGAGGAAGATCTTAAACTTGTGAAATATAGGCTTGACACCTATAAGGAGTTTATAAGTCAGCAATTAGATGAGGtgagtaaaatttgttatagcgTTGTTAATTTCTTGGAAGTACCTCATACAGTCTAACCTTGTTCTCACTGTCTTTGTTTTTTATCAGGCATTAGAATCTCATGAAGTTTCTGGAAAAAAACCAGCAACTAATGCCACGAAAAATGTTAAGAAAAATTCCTATAGTAAAGCATCCAAAAGGGTCAGCAGCAAAGAGAATTCTGATTCCTCAGATAGTGAGGGtgatgaggaagaagaggaagaggaagaggaagaagtgaAACCTAGAAAGAAAAATGTTCCAAAAGGAAAGACGGAAAACTCTGATGCTAAAAAACGGAAAAGACCTGCAAAGGAGAGCAACATATCTAGCAAGAAGCAGAGGAAGGGTGTGAAAACAATATCAGAGGAAAACAGTGATGCAGAAGATGGTGGAGATGCCTCTGAAGATGGCCACTCTGAACCATCTGTTGAGAAACCTGTGAAGGttatctttttgtatttttctgctTCTAATGATCAAATAATACATCCATTGTtgagtaacttttttttttttttttgggaaatgcAGAAGAAAGAAGTTTCAACCCCCGCATATGGGAAACGTGTGGAGCATTTGAAATCAGTTATCAAATCTTGTGGAATGAGGTTTCTCTTATTTGACTCACTTGTTATGAGACTGGATCTTTGTCAAGGTTGGTGTTTTAACATCATCTCTTTTGCAGCGTTCCACCATCAATTTACAAGAAAGTAAAGCAGGTGCCTGAGAATGAACGTGAGGCCCAACTGATAAAGGAGTTAGAGCAAATACTATCTAGAGAAGGATTATCTGCAAATCCTTCAGAAAAAGGTATGAATTGTAATTTAGCTCATGTTTGGTGGTGATCCCTTGATCTTCAACTGTGAATAACTTATATGCTTATTGAGTTGATGTGGTATACTTCTGAAAGATGTTTTAGAAACCTAgtgaaagaaggaagaagatgtTCTTGAAGGTTATAGATTTGTCTATGGATGGTCAACAAACTAAATTGAAGTAGGCCACATTTACCattctatttcttcttaatCCATAAACCGAGTCGTCTATGGATATTCAACAAACTAAATTGAAGTCGGTCACATTGCCATTTTATGATTTCAAAAGCATACCCTTTATCATCTCTTTACTTAACATGTCAGTTTTTAGTACTTCTACCAATTTGATTTTAGGTCTCCTCTTCCTCTTTTGTTCCCTTGACCTGAATCAAATCACTCCTCACTGGTATATTTATCTCTCTCCTTTGCACATGACCAAACCATATAAAGCTACTTTGTTTCATCTTTCCATCAACAGGAGCCACCCCTATTGATGGCTAAATCCATTAAACCtagtctcaaaaaaaaaaaaaaaaaaaaaaaaaaaaaaagaagttcagACTTTTCAAGGTGATTAATACATTATTCTCTGTAGTTCAGCACCACTACAAAAACTTTTTGAACCCTTTAGAGGTCCTTAAATtacttgaaattttacaagcacACTCAGAATGCATGCGTCCTGGTTCTCGTTAAATATTCAATACCAGCTCATTTtcatacaacaacaacaacaacaacaacaataataacaagCCTAAAtcccaatatatattttttttgataagtaacaaaaCTTTATTAACAAAAACTTCCAAGTATAAAGGGTGTATACAAAAGAAACGATATAAACAGTCTCTCAAATTACAGTTCTTGAGAAATtctaacaaggaaaaaaaatcaaacaattgtaGAGCTATAGTCCAATCCGTTTAGCCTTAATCCCAAATTTTGGGGTCGGCTATGAATCTTGTTTTTATAGATTTTTCTAAATTTCTGCTAGGTGCCAGACTATATCCCTGATGGATTTAATGTaccaaacaataataaattatgCAATGTGTGGTGATCCCTTTGTTGTGAACTTGATTAAACTAAAGCCACATTAACTAGCTTTCATTTAAGCCATCTGATGCTTCTAGAGTCACTCTATGTCATTTATCATAGATTTTTAACTACTACTGGTCCAGAAAATACCTGATAGACCGCACTGCAcctaattttataaattaagaaaatatggTGAACCTCTATTATTTCAACATGGGATTTAATACCACAAACTGGACATTAGTTATTAAAAACTCACCCAATCAATTTATACATGTACTTACATCATTCAATCCAACAACAGAACAATACACTAACAAACAATCCAAGaatattgattttaaaaaagcAACACCTTCACAGTTGACTAAAATCTAAGATTCCAAATGATGGCACGAAAAGTAATTTTGTTTGCTGTGATTATTACAGAAAAAGTAATTCCAAATAATTTCTACTTCAAATACCATTGGAAAGTATTCTATTGTGGGGATAATTCTTCCTTGAATTTGGTTGAGTCCACCCTTTTAGGTAAGGTCTAAAGGTGTcgtaggacaaagtttagcttcAAACCAGTTTGGAGCTATCTCATTCAACACACTATGTGGTGATTTATAATACTAtctgtgtattatttaaataagtcacatgactcattaaaGAAGTTGTGGCAAACTATGCATGGATGGTCTTTTCAATCTCCACATAATGGTTGGAGGAAGATAGCTCCAACGTTTGGAGCTAAACTTTTTCCAGTGTTGCATGGGAGTGTAAGGAATCACGCACCAAAATATGCCATACTGCATCCGGTTGGATACAAGGATTGATGATATGGCTTCTTATGCTCAGAAATCAAAGAAGTGAGAAAGAGCAAGGAAAGAGCAAAAGAACTTGAGGGCATTGACATGAGTAATATTGTACAAAGTTCACGTAGAAGATCCACAACTAGTTTTATACCTCCTCCAAGGATAGCTCCTCCAAAGATAGCTTCTCCAAAGATAGCTCCTCGAAAGCCCAAAATACTAGTTGAAAGTGATGGTGATGACGTGAAAGATGCTGACGAAGAGAAGGTAGAAGATACTGACAAAGAGAATGTAGAAGATGCTGACAAAGAGAAGGTAGTAGAAGACGctgacaaagaaaagaaagtagaaGATGCTGACAAAGAGAAGGTAGTAGAAGATGCTGACAAAGAGAAGGTAGAAGAcaacaaggaagaagaagagcaggaagaagaagaggaagaagaagaagaagaagaagatgatgacgACGACGACGATGACAGTGAGAGTGAAGAGTTTAATGAAGGTAAGTTATTAAGCTCCCTTTTTCTTGATGTTTGGTTACATCAGATGCAACGAAATATAAATGGCCCGAAGGGTTATGGTAATGTGGGTTCTGTGATTGACATTGCTTCTGCTAAAATTCTAGTCAGTTTGTTATTTATGGTTGCATACAAAGCGGTATAACTTGCAGCATCTGATAAGAACTAATTGTATCTGTGACAAACCCATTTGATTATATaacaaatgtttttttataagtattataTATTACTATACTGAATTTGTTGTTTTTGGTCCTCAAAGAAAAGTTGTGTTGGCAAATTTTTACATGACCTTTAccattggtttttattttattttatttagtaattCATTAAAATGCACAATAAAGGGGTGCCACCCTAGTACGCTACCATTgataaatgattaaaaatcTGTGCCCTAAGTCAGCTAATGGGTTGAGGTGCTGTAGAGGAAAAttaagcaagaaaaaaaaaaaaagatgaagaagaaaaaaggagatTTGATATGTATGGTGTGGATTTGGTAATCAGTGAAATACAGGATGCTTTCTTTGTTCTCTTCTTGTTCTTACCCTGAGAAAAGCTACTGAATGCAGtatgagatttatttatttttggttctgAATGTGAGATGACATCATATTGCTGCATTTGAAAAACTTCGTTTACTACAACATCTAAGCATGTGTGGAAGTACTCAATGCTATGTCACATGTTTAATAGTTTCTGTAGTTGTTAAGTTGCACTGTTTTAAGCTGCTATTCCAATTCACTAACTTAATCTATACCCTTATGTGCAGATGATGATGACAGTGATTAAGTTTTTAATGAGCGAACTTGCAAGATTCCTGACAGCCGACGGCTGAACAATTAGATTATCAACAGTGTAatttactcttcttttttttccctataattTCATTTGGGTGTGGCAATGTTAGTCTTTAATGGAGAATTTGCATTCAGCTTTGCCAAGTAGGATTCTATTACAGCTGTGTCAGTGACTCATAAGGGGGTATCCTTGGCCTGAGAAAGTAGTGTAGTTATCTTAGTAGTTATCTATCCTAAGTTTtgtatgttgatgtatgttatATTTAGAATAATATGTGGCAAAAGCATGTggtgagccttttttttttttctccttatcGCCCAGAAAACTCACTCCATATCATTTGTTGATACTGATTGGGTGAACGCTATGCCATTTTGAGTCAATTGTAGGATTTGGACAACCCGACGTGAGATTTGTGCTGTTGGTtctatgttaatttaatttctgcaaAACCGGTTTAAGGACTGGATTTTATATAAGGCATTTGGAGGAGGAAGAACCTATCCTTTAGGTCAAGACTTAAAAGGTTCCTGAATGAGTTGGATGTGGCTAGGAAAAAGTAGTTCAACATTGACGGCCTTTTGTGAGTTCCACCTATAATAATTTGGTGAGTGACTTATATTTTTGGTTGAGGCAAGTTTGGGTTTGGCccctcaaatttaaaatatttagttttaattcttcaaatatttataGAGGAAActgtagttttgtttttgtatttttacttGTGTCTAATTTTCTGCTTATGTGAAGATTGACACGCTAAGGTGACATATTTTATCTAATGTGCTCCTTTTCTTTTAAGGTGCTAagcatgtgaaaaaaaatgtgCGCATAGAtttgtggttttcttttgattttcctCTCAACCAATCCCCTTTCTCAATCATTTTATCTCTCCTCCCTCAGTTGAGCTCTGCCaatcttccttatttttttttttggtcatgaaCTTGTTAGATTTGTGTGATGTATATTCATGTTTTAAGTGACTATCTAgaaactcataaaaaaaaagtgactatCTAGAAACTTTTGAACTGTTGGATTTGAAGTCTGTTTTTCTGTTTGATTTGTATTATGAAGTTTCTGTTGAAGTTGCTTTATGCGTAAGATTTAAGTAGGTCTTGGCTGCCAGTCAGGTAGTTGATGGGTTGTGGATATTGTTATGGCCTGGCTGTGTTGTGGTCTTGTTGACTAGTGATTTGGGTTGGCTCTTTGATGGTTGATAGTGATGGATGATTTGGGTGTGGCTGGCTATTGGTCGTCTCTTGGCTATGCATACCTGGCAATGTGTGATTTGGGTTTTGGCTTGGCCTGTGGTCAGTGATAGGTgattttggttggttggttCCCGACAACGGCATGTTGAAATAACTGAATAAGTAAGTTGTTActactttttaaatatttcaaggACTAAAACCGAACTTGTTAAATTAGACGGtctaaaatagaaataatttcTTATTTCTGGAATCAGAAGTATATTAACCTAATTATTTTAAGGAGAATTACCCTAGATCGGCAACATCTGGTTACTTGTGCAGAAGAGGTCTGACCTCCAAGTAGTATATTTGTTTAACAGCTGATCTTGTTATTTGGGCATGTTGTGCACTGAACTACTGATCGGTGATGCCAAGGGACAAGCTGTATCAGCTTAAAAAGAATTGCATGATCAGATCCCCAAATTCAGATCAGCATGATTTACTTATGGTATTGaggaattaataataataataaaactttattaatgccaatttattaaaaaaaaaaaaaacagcataaTTTACTTTTGCTTTAGTGATTTTGTAGTGTTACAATCGGGGATTTTCTGGTCAAATTGAAAAAGCTTGCtgcttcatttaaatatatgaattgGTTTAAAAATACGAACTTAATCGAATCCAACTTTTTGAACCATTGGCTCCAATTTCCTGCAAATAACATATGGTTGGATAAAGTAAATCCAAACCTATGGTGCTCTAGGCATGCTTGAATTTTAGAGAAGAAGCTGAGTAAGATGCATATTCTCAGCATGTGAAATCATCAGCAATACTGAATTTAGCAATGCAAATTCAGCAAAGATTGGACTTCAATACAAACATATTCTGTGAAACATTACAGTCAAGTATAAGATCGAATCTTACAACAATTGGCTACAAGGGAATGTAGAAGCGCCAGGGTATGCATGACCATTACATGAGGAACCTTGGTTTTGGTGGAAGTTCATGCTCATGCTACAGTGGAGTCTCAAGAGGTTAACACTTGGCATAACTCTTGAAATTGGCATAGAAACCCAATATTAACAAGGGTTTACAATGAGAATGATGGTTTCACAATACAGTTGCCTTTAAACTAAATGTAAGAAGTGATTCTcaactcatcaaaaaaaaaaaaatgtttagtaTCTTCAGCAGATAATCCTGAAGATTGCTCCAATTCATAAAACCTTTTTGCCAATTATCATGACATCATGAAGCAGTTAGTTCCCCCTGGGAAAGGATACCCCTCACTTCATTTGCAAGATCCATTACATGTTCGTCTTTACATCCTGTGgcaaaaattttgagaaagagaaactGTTCCTAGTTCAAGAGAGAAAAACtaatacaatcaaaatttttaaagcGTATTAAAAGAACCTTACCAATTTGCAGAAGAGCCTTTTCAAGTTGAAAAAGGTATTCTCTGTTGGGTCCCGACGGGCCTTCAGCATGAACGATTTGTCTGCAAAATGAGAATTAGGAATCATTGGACTAGTAGAATAACTGGGCATGCAGAACATCTTTAGGAGATATTTAGTTCGCTTTGATGTTACATTACGCCGTAATATTACGTTATCGTAATCTTACATTAATGCAATCTCAATACAAGAATACAACATTACATTGTTTAGGAAGATAATGAGATTAAGAcgatgtgatatattttgtaattttaaattatggtaatgttagaaaaaataaaataaacaaaaaaccttaATGTCACGTCATTGTAATGTGCATCACATCAAGGGCACATCACAACGAACCAAACGCTCCCTTAGTGAAGGGACCTCAGAAAAATAGGAAGGGGGACAATGGACGTACTGTCAATGAAAAAGcatcacaaacatgagtagGGCAATCAATATCAATATGGCCAAAAAGTCCTCTTGTATGGTTAATGAGAAAGCATCACAAATATGATTACGGCAATCAATAAAGTCATCTTCAACAATACACAGATCATCCGGACTTCTAACAATGCAGTAtgaaataatgaaattaaaggatgaaaaataaatcacTGCTTAATTTTCTAAATTGTCAGTTAGACAAAGAAAATAGGGTGcttcatacataaaatttagaTAGGCCACAGTACTTGGATTCAAGATGTTGGTGCAAAGTTTTCTTTTACAGAAAATGCAGAACTAAATTGTATAGACAAAACATGCATACTTGGCAATATCTTCAAGAGAAGCAGGTCCCAAGTAATTCCTGTTAAGCTTCTTGTCTGGAGATGCAATGTACCTAGAAAATGGAAGTTTCAATTTTGAACTGGTTGGCTTATTGCAATCCAACAAGTATAAAGATGTATGAAGTTCTTGGTGGTTTTCAACACTTACACCATTATTCCAGAAACAGCTGGACTCGTAGCAGTAGGTTCCTAGAACGTTTCAATAgattaattaatataatgaaTAAGTTCATTACAATTCTGACACCAGATACTAGAATttagaacttacagtgaagaaATCAAGATAAGCCTTCTGGTCATACTGTTTCTCCCTCACTTCAAGATACTGTGTCATAACATCAAAAGAATTCCATTAAAAAGTATTAATTGTGGGCTGCAGACGAAATTTGGACTGAAAACTGAGTTTGCAAAACTTGTAAGCATATCTTCCCAAGCCTACCAATTGATTAGCAACATGACAAATCAGAAGGTCCTATTGATAAGTAGTTGAAACATCTTCAATTCTCTTGGGTGATGAAGTGTTTTGTGagctacaaaataaatataattttttcacaGAGCATGTgtcaatcacaaaaaattgtGATTCATTCAAATGCCTTATTGACAGCAATCAA is part of the Quercus robur chromosome 9, dhQueRobu3.1, whole genome shotgun sequence genome and harbors:
- the LOC126698241 gene encoding gamma-glutamylcyclotransferase 2-3; this translates as MWVFGYGSLIWKAGFNYDQRLVGFIKDYRRVFYQGSTDHRGTLDYPGRTVTLEPAEGEVCWGAAYKVSKKEDQEVALTYLEVREKQYDQKAYLDFFTEPTATSPAVSGIMVYIASPDKKLNRNYLGPASLEDIAKQIVHAEGPSGPNREYLFQLEKALLQIGCKDEHVMDLANEVRGILSQGELTAS
- the LOC126698239 gene encoding uncharacterized protein LOC126698239 isoform X2, encoding MGEKGVTRGAPVLLKKDVKDSEDEEKMGDSPVMGLLTEHKTAKSESEKTNDSKNKEVLSKIMIKKAIRKRAAYVKANSEKITMAGLRRLLEEDLKLVKYRLDTYKEFISQQLDEALESHEVSGKKPATNATKNVKKNSYSKASKRVSSKENSDSSDSEGDEEEEEEEEEEVKPRKKNVPKGKTENSDAKKRKRPAKESNISSKKQRKGVKTISEENSDAEDGGDASEDGHSEPSVEKPVKKKEVSTPAYGKRVEHLKSVIKSCGMSVPPSIYKKVKQVPENEREAQLIKELEQILSREGLSANPSEKEIKEVRKSKERAKELEGIDMSNIVQSSRRRSTTSFIPPPRIAPPKIASPKIAPRKPKILVESDGDDVKDADEEKVEDTDKENVEDADKEKVVEDADKEKKVEDADKEKVVEDADKEKVEDNKEEEEQEEEEEEEEEEEDDDDDDDDSESEEFNEDDDDSD
- the LOC126698239 gene encoding uncharacterized protein LOC126698239 isoform X1 translates to MVRQLSEETEMAEDSDAHDQLPLDIESQITTAMQSRVSHFKQQSDSLTFEGVRRLLEKDLGLETYDLDVHKRFIKQCLVKCLDGADDDNDSKTSGEMGEKGVTRGAPVLLKKDVKDSEDEEKMGDSPVMGLLTEHKTAKSESEKTNDSKNKEVLSKIMIKKAIRKRAAYVKANSEKITMAGLRRLLEEDLKLVKYRLDTYKEFISQQLDEALESHEVSGKKPATNATKNVKKNSYSKASKRVSSKENSDSSDSEGDEEEEEEEEEEVKPRKKNVPKGKTENSDAKKRKRPAKESNISSKKQRKGVKTISEENSDAEDGGDASEDGHSEPSVEKPVKKKEVSTPAYGKRVEHLKSVIKSCGMSVPPSIYKKVKQVPENEREAQLIKELEQILSREGLSANPSEKEIKEVRKSKERAKELEGIDMSNIVQSSRRRSTTSFIPPPRIAPPKIASPKIAPRKPKILVESDGDDVKDADEEKVEDTDKENVEDADKEKVVEDADKEKKVEDADKEKVVEDADKEKVEDNKEEEEQEEEEEEEEEEEDDDDDDDDSESEEFNEDDDDSD